A genome region from Variovorax paradoxus includes the following:
- a CDS encoding acyl-CoA dehydrogenase family protein, giving the protein MDYQPRPDDIRFLLNAVLDAPARLGALAPFAEVDETLQSQVLEEAARFVGEVVAPLNRGGDEVGCRFDSGEVVSPPGFREAYRAFVDGGWPALSAATEDGGQGLPAVLEAVLYEWLSAANHGLTMAPGLLHGAYACLKHHGSDELKQRYLSKIATGEWLATMCLTEAHAGSDLGQVRTRAVPQPDGSLRVNGGKIFISGGEHDLTPNIVHLVLCRLPDAPAGSKGLSLALVPKLLPGGERNAVHCERIEEKMGLHGSPTCTMRFDDATGWLVGEPGRGLAAMFVMMNSARLHVALQGIGLLDAAWQKADAYAAERRQMRAPGPVPASRGSESADLIAEHPAVRRILDTQRAWIEGARTIAYRSALMLDVAAHDADPKARERAQRWCSFVTPVLKAACTHQAFHGASECLQVFGGHGYVREWGIEQVVRDARVTMIYEGTNEIQAIDLLVRKVLPDGGAGMSAVLLELRDTLDASRDADADVQRRLAQLRYLGTTVAMAAHANPVLPYEVADDYLRVTMLTLMAWAWARIETAAPQDAARARAAAAFRRWVLPEFEMRLGIVKKACETVALTHAAAPAGVAK; this is encoded by the coding sequence ATGGACTATCAGCCCCGCCCCGACGACATCCGCTTCCTGCTGAACGCCGTGCTCGATGCACCGGCGCGCCTGGGCGCGCTCGCCCCCTTCGCGGAGGTCGACGAGACACTGCAGTCGCAGGTGCTGGAGGAAGCGGCGCGCTTCGTCGGCGAGGTGGTCGCGCCCCTCAACCGCGGCGGCGACGAGGTCGGGTGCCGATTCGACAGCGGCGAGGTCGTCTCGCCGCCGGGCTTTCGCGAGGCCTACCGGGCCTTCGTCGATGGCGGCTGGCCCGCGCTGTCCGCCGCCACCGAGGACGGCGGCCAGGGCCTGCCCGCGGTGCTCGAGGCCGTGCTCTACGAATGGCTGTCCGCCGCCAACCACGGCCTCACGATGGCGCCAGGCCTGCTGCACGGCGCCTATGCCTGTCTCAAGCACCACGGCAGCGACGAGCTGAAGCAGCGCTACCTGTCGAAGATCGCCACCGGCGAATGGCTCGCGACCATGTGCCTCACCGAGGCGCACGCCGGCAGCGACCTCGGGCAAGTTCGCACGCGCGCGGTGCCGCAGCCCGATGGCAGCCTGCGGGTGAACGGCGGCAAGATCTTCATCTCCGGCGGCGAGCACGACCTGACGCCGAACATCGTGCACCTGGTGCTGTGCCGCCTGCCCGATGCGCCGGCCGGCTCCAAGGGCCTGTCGCTGGCGCTGGTGCCCAAGCTGCTGCCCGGCGGCGAGCGCAACGCGGTGCACTGCGAACGCATCGAGGAAAAGATGGGCCTGCACGGCAGCCCCACCTGCACGATGCGCTTCGACGACGCCACCGGCTGGCTGGTCGGCGAGCCCGGCCGCGGGCTGGCCGCGATGTTCGTGATGATGAACTCGGCGCGCCTGCACGTGGCGCTGCAGGGCATCGGCCTGCTCGACGCCGCGTGGCAGAAGGCCGACGCCTATGCCGCGGAACGCCGGCAGATGCGCGCACCGGGCCCCGTGCCCGCGAGCCGAGGCAGCGAGAGCGCCGACCTGATCGCGGAGCATCCGGCGGTTCGCCGAATCCTCGACACACAGCGCGCCTGGATCGAAGGCGCGCGCACCATCGCCTACCGCAGCGCGCTCATGCTCGACGTGGCCGCGCACGACGCCGATCCGAAGGCGCGCGAACGCGCGCAGCGCTGGTGCTCGTTCGTCACGCCCGTGCTCAAGGCTGCGTGCACGCACCAGGCCTTCCACGGCGCGAGCGAATGCCTGCAGGTGTTCGGCGGCCATGGCTACGTGCGCGAGTGGGGCATCGAGCAGGTGGTGCGCGACGCGCGCGTGACGATGATCTACGAGGGCACCAACGAGATCCAGGCCATCGACCTGCTGGTGCGCAAGGTGCTGCCCGATGGCGGCGCGGGCATGTCGGCGGTGCTGCTTGAGCTGCGCGACACGCTCGATGCGTCGCGCGATGCCGATGCCGACGTGCAGCGCCGCCTCGCGCAGTTGCGCTACCTGGGCACCACGGTCGCCATGGCGGCGCATGCCAACCCGGTGCTGCCGTATGAGGTGGCTGACGACTACCTGCGCGTGACCATGCTCACGCTGATGGCCTGGGCCTGGGCGCGCATCGAGACCGCCGCGCCGCAGGATGCAGCCAGGGCCCGCGCGGCCGCAGCCTTCCGGCGCTGGGTGCTGCCCGAATTCGAAATGCGTCTGGGCATCGTCAAGAAGGCCTGCGAGACCGTGGCGCTGACCCATGCGGCGGCACCCGCCGGTGTGGCGAAGTAG
- a CDS encoding branched-chain amino acid ABC transporter permease, with protein sequence MDFSIASILTLDGLTNGAIYALLGMGIVLVFTVTRVIFIPQGEFVAYGALTLAIFQTGKTPGTVWLLLILAGVAALMDLVTTWRHSGSAARGLKAALRTFVLPAVICAVSAWAGPRSLPIGVQALLTVLIVTAFGPLVYRVAYQSLAGASSLVLLIVSVGVHFAMTGLGLLFFGAEGFRNPPFWDERMALGPLNVSGQALIIFAMSAALIVLLYLFFERSLYGKALRATAVNRLGARLMGISTQAAGQLTFAMAALIGALSGLLIGPTTTIFYDSGFLIGLKGFVAGVIGGLASYPGALLGALAVGVIEAFGSFWASSFKEVIVFTIILPVLLWRSLKSGHSDEEH encoded by the coding sequence ATGGATTTCTCGATCGCCAGCATCCTGACGCTGGACGGCCTCACCAACGGCGCGATCTATGCCCTGCTGGGCATGGGCATCGTGCTCGTCTTCACGGTGACCCGCGTCATCTTCATCCCGCAGGGCGAATTCGTGGCGTACGGCGCGCTGACGCTGGCGATCTTCCAGACCGGCAAGACGCCGGGCACGGTGTGGCTGCTGCTCATCCTGGCCGGCGTTGCCGCGCTGATGGACCTGGTCACCACCTGGCGCCACAGCGGCAGCGCGGCCCGCGGCCTGAAGGCGGCACTGCGCACCTTCGTGCTGCCGGCCGTCATCTGCGCGGTGTCGGCCTGGGCCGGACCGCGCAGCCTGCCGATCGGCGTGCAGGCGCTGCTCACGGTGCTGATCGTCACGGCCTTCGGGCCGCTGGTGTACCGCGTGGCCTACCAGTCGCTGGCGGGCGCGAGCTCGCTGGTGCTGCTGATCGTGTCGGTCGGCGTGCATTTCGCGATGACGGGCCTGGGCCTGCTGTTCTTCGGCGCGGAGGGCTTTCGCAATCCGCCTTTCTGGGACGAACGCATGGCGCTCGGCCCGCTCAACGTGAGCGGGCAGGCGCTCATCATCTTCGCGATGTCGGCGGCGTTGATCGTGCTGCTGTACCTGTTCTTCGAGCGCAGCCTGTACGGCAAGGCGCTGCGCGCCACGGCGGTGAACCGGCTGGGCGCGCGGCTCATGGGCATCTCCACGCAGGCCGCCGGGCAGCTCACCTTCGCCATGGCCGCGCTCATCGGCGCGCTGTCGGGCCTGCTGATCGGGCCGACCACCACCATCTTCTACGACTCCGGTTTTCTCATCGGCCTGAAAGGCTTCGTGGCCGGCGTCATCGGCGGCCTCGCGAGCTACCCGGGCGCCCTGCTGGGCGCGCTGGCGGTCGGCGTGATCGAGGCCTTCGGTTCCTTCTGGGCCAGCTCGTTCAAGGAAGTGATCGTGTTCACCATCATCCTGCCGGTGCTGCTGTGGCGTTCGCTCAAGAGCGGGCATTCGGACGAGGAGCATTGA
- a CDS encoding ABC transporter permease subunit, whose protein sequence is MEALLNPSAPAPDRSALRTWGPLALILALVVLPFLPLPDFWIIQLNYIGIYTLPVLGLVLLTGVGGLTSFGQAAFVGIGAYTTAYLTVNTGLSPWVTLFIGLALTGLSAAIIGAITLRMSGHYLPLATIAWALSLYYLMGNLDALGKYDGILGVKGLSLFGFEFGQQRLFYGVVWLFAILAAFAVIRLLDSRSGRAIRSLAGGSQMAEAMGVNTLRFKIGIFVLAAMLASISGWLFAHFQRTVNPSPFGLKMGIEYLFMAVLGGAAHVWGAIAGAGIVKLLEDQLQVLLPRLIGTAGSYELIVFGIMIVLVLKYLPDGLWAFIDRRLPRPRRAVDWHGASDLPARARPAAGEVVLDVQAIRKTFGGLVAVNDISFQTRAGQIVGLIGPNGAGKSTTFNLVTGVLGLTSGAVRFRGEPIGGLGARQIAQRGVSRTFQHVKMVADMTVLENVALGAHLRGHKGAIAAMLRIDRAEERALFREAERQLQRVGMGEHLHELAGNLAMGQQRLLEIARALCADPALLLLDEPAAGLRHKEKEALGKVLKQLCDEGMSILLVEHDMGLVMDICDHIVVMEFGTHLMEGTPAEVQNSDKVRAAYLGTEH, encoded by the coding sequence ATGGAAGCACTCCTGAATCCTTCGGCACCGGCGCCCGACAGGAGCGCCCTGCGCACCTGGGGCCCGCTCGCGCTGATCCTGGCGCTCGTCGTGCTGCCCTTCCTGCCGCTGCCCGACTTCTGGATCATCCAGCTCAACTACATCGGCATCTACACGCTGCCGGTGCTGGGCCTGGTGCTGCTCACCGGCGTGGGCGGCCTCACCTCCTTCGGGCAGGCCGCGTTCGTGGGCATCGGCGCGTACACCACCGCCTACCTCACGGTGAACACCGGCCTGTCGCCCTGGGTCACGCTGTTCATCGGCCTGGCGCTCACCGGCCTGAGCGCGGCGATCATCGGCGCCATCACGCTGCGCATGTCGGGCCACTACCTGCCGCTGGCCACCATCGCCTGGGCGCTGTCGCTGTACTACCTCATGGGCAACCTCGACGCGCTGGGCAAGTACGACGGCATCCTGGGCGTGAAGGGGCTGTCGCTGTTCGGCTTCGAGTTCGGACAACAGCGGCTGTTCTACGGCGTGGTCTGGCTGTTCGCGATTCTTGCCGCGTTCGCGGTGATCCGCCTGCTCGACTCGCGCAGCGGTCGCGCCATCCGCTCGCTGGCCGGCGGCTCGCAGATGGCCGAGGCCATGGGCGTGAACACGCTGCGCTTCAAGATCGGCATCTTCGTGCTCGCGGCCATGCTGGCCTCCATCTCGGGCTGGCTGTTCGCGCACTTCCAGCGCACCGTGAACCCCTCGCCCTTCGGGCTGAAGATGGGCATCGAGTACCTCTTCATGGCCGTGCTCGGCGGCGCCGCGCACGTATGGGGCGCCATCGCCGGCGCGGGCATCGTCAAGCTGCTCGAAGACCAGCTGCAGGTGCTGCTGCCCAGGCTCATCGGCACGGCCGGCAGCTACGAGCTGATCGTGTTCGGCATCATGATCGTGCTGGTGCTGAAGTACCTGCCCGACGGCCTCTGGGCCTTCATCGACCGCCGGCTGCCGCGCCCGCGCCGCGCCGTCGACTGGCACGGTGCGAGCGACCTGCCGGCGCGCGCCAGGCCCGCCGCGGGCGAGGTGGTGCTCGACGTGCAGGCCATCCGCAAGACCTTCGGCGGGCTGGTGGCGGTGAACGACATCAGCTTCCAGACGCGCGCCGGCCAGATCGTCGGCCTGATCGGCCCGAACGGCGCGGGCAAGTCCACCACCTTCAACCTGGTGACGGGCGTGCTCGGCCTCACCAGCGGCGCGGTGCGCTTCCGCGGCGAGCCCATCGGCGGGCTGGGCGCGCGGCAGATCGCGCAGCGCGGCGTGTCGCGCACCTTCCAGCACGTGAAGATGGTGGCCGACATGACGGTGCTGGAGAACGTGGCGCTGGGCGCGCACCTGCGCGGGCACAAGGGCGCCATCGCGGCCATGCTGCGCATCGACCGCGCCGAGGAGCGCGCGCTGTTCCGCGAGGCCGAGCGCCAGCTGCAGCGCGTGGGCATGGGCGAGCACCTGCACGAGCTCGCGGGCAACTTGGCCATGGGCCAGCAGCGCCTGCTGGAAATCGCGCGCGCCCTGTGCGCCGACCCGGCATTGCTGCTGCTGGACGAACCTGCCGCCGGCCTGCGCCACAAGGAGAAGGAAGCGCTGGGCAAGGTGCTGAAGCAGCTGTGTGACGAGGGCATGAGCATCCTGCTGGTCGAGCACGACATGGGACTGGTGATGGACATCTGCGACCACATCGTGGTGATGGAGTTCGGCACGCACCTGATGGAGGGCACGCCCGCCGAAGTGCAGAACAGCGACAAGGTGCGCGCGGCATACCTGGGCACGGAGCACTGA
- a CDS encoding VOC family protein: protein MKVQSYLSFEGRCDEALGFYKKALGAEVVQLMRYSEAPAPEPSDNADASCGGAMPSPDKVMHAVVRIGETELMASDGRCSGQPEFKGVMLALTASTDAEARQWFDALADGGQVMQPLMKTFFTSSFGMLNDRFGVSWLLVVHLAS from the coding sequence ATGAAAGTCCAGTCTTACCTCTCGTTCGAAGGCCGCTGCGACGAAGCGCTCGGCTTCTACAAGAAGGCGCTCGGCGCCGAAGTGGTCCAGCTGATGCGGTACTCCGAGGCGCCGGCACCGGAGCCCTCCGACAACGCAGACGCCAGCTGCGGCGGTGCGATGCCCAGCCCCGACAAGGTGATGCACGCGGTGGTCCGCATCGGCGAGACCGAACTGATGGCCTCCGACGGCCGCTGCTCGGGCCAGCCCGAATTCAAGGGCGTGATGCTCGCGCTCACCGCCAGCACCGACGCCGAGGCGCGTCAGTGGTTCGACGCGCTGGCCGACGGTGGCCAGGTGATGCAGCCGCTGATGAAGACCTTCTTCACCTCGAGCTTCGGCATGCTGAACGACCGCTTCGGCGTGAGCTGGCTGCTGGTGGTGCACCTGGCCAGCTGA
- a CDS encoding SRPBCC family protein: protein MLRKIALVVVLAIAVLLVFAATRPDTFRVERTARIEAPAEKIFPLIDDFHRWGAWSPYEKLDPGMKRSFGGSASGKGATYAWQGNGQAGAGRMEIVESAPSSKVAIQLDFIEPFEGHNMAEFTLQPQGGATQVTWAMHGPSPYVARLMGIFFNMDRMIGKDFEAGLANLKAATEK, encoded by the coding sequence ATGCTCAGGAAAATCGCCCTCGTCGTCGTCCTCGCGATCGCCGTGCTGCTCGTCTTCGCAGCCACCCGCCCCGATACCTTCCGCGTGGAACGCACCGCGCGCATCGAGGCGCCGGCCGAGAAGATCTTTCCGCTGATCGACGACTTCCACCGCTGGGGCGCATGGTCGCCCTACGAGAAGCTCGACCCCGGCATGAAGCGCAGCTTCGGCGGCTCGGCCAGCGGCAAGGGCGCGACCTACGCTTGGCAGGGCAACGGCCAGGCGGGCGCGGGACGCATGGAAATCGTCGAGTCGGCGCCCTCGTCGAAGGTTGCGATACAACTCGACTTCATCGAGCCCTTCGAAGGCCACAACATGGCCGAGTTCACGCTGCAGCCCCAGGGCGGCGCCACGCAGGTCACCTGGGCCATGCACGGCCCGAGCCCCTACGTGGCCAGGCTCATGGGCATCTTCTTCAACATGGACCGGATGATCGGCAAGGACTTCGAAGCAGGCCTGGCCAATCTGAAGGCGGCAACCGAAAAGTAA
- a CDS encoding tannase/feruloyl esterase family alpha/beta hydrolase: protein MTLQRHLPLGLCATALGVVALLTACASRAPAPHAPLAAARPGTLQACTDLAARAALPGTIYTSVTDVPAGTVTVSGVPMAAPAHCLVQGRMNERTSPVDGQRYAIGFEMRLPVAWNGRFFYQANGGLDGVVLPALGGIGGGGPRSSALQMGFAVISSDAGHAGAMGPRFGLDPQARLDYGYNAVAQLTPMAKNLIAKAYGRGPDRSYFGGCSNGGRHAMVAAVRSAGQYDGILAGDPGFNLPKAAVAQLYGAQQYAAVATAKNAAGQPELQSAFTPAEMKLVADKVLQRCDALDGLADGIVSNLQACRAAFDLQAAVPTCAAGATNARDGMCLTAAQKTALANVFNGARNGAGQPVYSSFPFDAGVSGANWREWKFASPPTRDAGAVAFIFSTPPLADRPQGLPFALGFDMDRDAPRIAATEGVFRESALSFMTPPDAANLGALRDRGGRMIVYHGTSDPVFSSDDTAAWYERVQAANGGDASSFARYFPVPGMNHCSGGPATDQFDMLGALVDWVEQGKAPASVTASARGAGTPVPNAEVPPGWSAQRTRPLCPYPQVATYTGGDTERASSFACKAP, encoded by the coding sequence ATGACACTGCAGCGCCACCTTCCCCTTGGCCTGTGCGCGACCGCGCTTGGCGTCGTCGCATTGCTCACGGCGTGTGCCAGCCGTGCCCCAGCGCCGCACGCACCGCTGGCCGCCGCGCGCCCCGGCACGCTGCAGGCCTGCACCGACCTGGCCGCGCGCGCCGCGTTGCCGGGCACCATCTACACCTCGGTCACCGACGTGCCGGCCGGCACTGTCACCGTGAGTGGCGTCCCGATGGCCGCGCCGGCGCACTGCCTGGTGCAGGGCCGGATGAACGAACGCACCAGCCCCGTCGACGGCCAGCGCTACGCCATCGGTTTCGAGATGCGCCTGCCCGTGGCGTGGAACGGCCGCTTCTTCTACCAGGCCAACGGCGGGCTTGACGGCGTGGTGCTGCCGGCGCTCGGCGGCATCGGAGGCGGCGGCCCGCGCAGCAGCGCGCTGCAGATGGGCTTTGCCGTCATCAGTTCCGACGCCGGCCATGCGGGCGCGATGGGGCCGCGCTTCGGGCTCGATCCGCAGGCGCGGCTCGACTACGGCTACAACGCCGTCGCGCAGCTCACGCCGATGGCGAAGAACCTCATCGCCAAGGCCTACGGCCGCGGCCCCGACCGCTCGTACTTCGGCGGCTGCTCCAATGGCGGACGCCACGCGATGGTGGCCGCCGTGCGCTCGGCCGGCCAGTACGACGGCATCCTCGCGGGCGACCCCGGCTTCAACCTGCCGAAGGCGGCCGTCGCGCAGCTCTACGGCGCGCAGCAGTACGCAGCAGTCGCCACGGCGAAGAACGCCGCGGGCCAGCCCGAGCTGCAGAGCGCCTTCACCCCGGCCGAGATGAAGCTGGTGGCCGACAAGGTGCTGCAGCGCTGCGACGCGCTCGACGGCCTGGCCGACGGCATCGTGTCGAACCTGCAGGCCTGCCGCGCGGCGTTCGACCTCCAGGCCGCGGTGCCCACCTGCGCCGCCGGCGCAACGAATGCACGCGACGGCATGTGCCTGACCGCCGCGCAGAAGACCGCGCTGGCGAATGTGTTCAATGGCGCGCGCAACGGTGCGGGCCAGCCGGTCTACAGCAGCTTCCCGTTCGACGCGGGCGTGAGCGGCGCCAACTGGCGCGAATGGAAGTTCGCCAGCCCGCCCACACGCGACGCCGGTGCCGTGGCCTTCATCTTCAGCACGCCGCCGCTGGCCGACCGGCCGCAGGGCCTGCCCTTCGCGCTGGGCTTCGACATGGACCGCGACGCGCCGCGCATCGCGGCCACCGAGGGCGTGTTCCGCGAATCGGCGCTGTCGTTCATGACGCCGCCCGATGCCGCCAACCTCGGCGCTCTGCGCGACAGGGGCGGCCGCATGATCGTCTATCACGGCACCAGCGACCCGGTGTTCTCGTCGGACGACACCGCCGCCTGGTACGAGCGCGTGCAGGCCGCCAATGGCGGCGATGCCTCCTCGTTCGCGCGCTACTTCCCGGTGCCCGGCATGAACCACTGTTCGGGCGGCCCGGCCACCGACCAGTTCGACATGCTGGGGGCGCTGGTCGACTGGGTCGAACAGGGCAAGGCGCCCGCGTCGGTCACGGCGAGCGCCCGCGGTGCGGGCACGCCGGTGCCCAATGCCGAAGTGCCGCCCGGCTGGTCCGCGCAACGCACGCGCCCGCTGTGCCCCTATCCCCAGGTCGCCACCTACACCGGCGGCGACACCGAGCGCGCGAGCAGCTTCGCGTGCAAGGCCCCCTGA
- a CDS encoding VOC family protein produces MSPIHAYLTFDGNAAEAMRFYEKTLGGTMQMMMTVGEAPGSEQFPPEARNRIMHASLAYGDGMLMASDSMLGQAYEGMKGFGVALTLDTVAEGRRVFDAFAEGGTVSMPFAKTFWVEGFGMVTDRFGTPWLINGGKPLV; encoded by the coding sequence ATGTCTCCCATCCACGCCTATCTCACGTTCGACGGCAACGCCGCCGAGGCCATGCGCTTCTACGAGAAGACGCTCGGCGGCACCATGCAGATGATGATGACCGTCGGCGAAGCGCCCGGCAGCGAGCAGTTCCCGCCCGAGGCCAGGAACCGCATCATGCATGCCTCGCTGGCCTACGGCGACGGCATGCTCATGGCCTCCGACAGCATGCTCGGCCAGGCCTACGAAGGCATGAAGGGATTCGGCGTCGCGCTCACGCTGGACACCGTGGCCGAGGGCCGGCGCGTGTTCGATGCCTTCGCCGAGGGCGGCACCGTCTCCATGCCCTTCGCGAAGACCTTCTGGGTCGAGGGCTTCGGCATGGTGACCGACCGCTTCGGCACGCCGTGGCTGATCAACGGCGGCAAGCCCCTGGTGTGA
- a CDS encoding ABC transporter ATP-binding protein, with protein sequence MTNTHTPLLRIRDLHAGYGRAEVLHGIDLQAGQGSVVTVIGPNGAGKSTLLNALMGVLPARGVIEFKGQPISAMTLEERVMLGIALVPEKRELFATMPVEDNLVLGGFRQVRLRNRQWRDRIDEVYTLFPRLKERRAQLAGTLSGGERQMLAVGRALMSRPTLLMLDEPSLGLAPLVVQEIFRTVDALRATGVTILLVEQNARAALEVADSGYVLEMGSVSLEGEAKQLAVDSRVIDTYLGAAKKAA encoded by the coding sequence ATGACGAACACCCACACGCCTTTACTGCGCATCCGCGACCTGCACGCCGGCTATGGCCGCGCCGAGGTGCTGCACGGCATCGACCTGCAGGCCGGCCAGGGCAGCGTGGTCACCGTGATCGGCCCGAACGGCGCGGGCAAGTCCACGCTGCTCAACGCGCTGATGGGCGTGCTGCCCGCCAGGGGCGTCATCGAGTTCAAGGGCCAGCCCATCTCGGCGATGACGCTGGAAGAGCGCGTGATGCTCGGCATCGCGCTGGTGCCCGAGAAGCGCGAGCTGTTCGCCACCATGCCGGTGGAAGACAACCTGGTGCTCGGCGGGTTCCGCCAGGTGCGGCTGCGAAACAGGCAGTGGCGCGATCGCATCGACGAGGTCTACACCCTGTTCCCGCGCCTGAAAGAGCGCCGCGCGCAGCTGGCCGGCACGCTCTCGGGCGGCGAGCGGCAGATGCTGGCGGTGGGCCGCGCGCTGATGTCGCGCCCCACGCTGCTGATGCTCGACGAGCCCAGCCTGGGGCTGGCGCCGTTGGTGGTGCAGGAGATCTTCCGCACCGTCGACGCGCTGCGCGCCACCGGCGTGACCATCCTGCTGGTGGAGCAGAACGCGCGTGCCGCGCTCGAGGTGGCCGACAGCGGCTACGTGCTCGAGATGGGCAGCGTGAGCCTGGAGGGCGAGGCGAAGCAGCTGGCCGTGGATTCGCGCGTGATCGACACCTATCTGGGCGCAGCCAAGAAGGCGGCCTGA
- a CDS encoding MarR family winged helix-turn-helix transcriptional regulator — translation MPSSAKTAPAKVQPDRLDARMLEALVGYNARRAWLIVSDLFAERMAPYGLKQIDFSVLSLLAHNPGATSRQLCNTLDILPPNLVSLVATLDSRGLIERRPHPHDGRAVGLHLTPDGESLIREAEQAVVQLESDASARLSARERETLIKLLQKIYL, via the coding sequence ATGCCCTCCTCCGCGAAAACTGCTCCCGCCAAGGTTCAGCCGGACCGGCTCGACGCGCGCATGCTCGAAGCGCTGGTGGGCTACAACGCGCGCCGCGCGTGGCTGATCGTCAGCGACCTGTTCGCGGAACGCATGGCGCCCTACGGCCTCAAGCAGATCGACTTCTCGGTGCTATCGCTGCTGGCGCACAACCCGGGCGCCACGTCGCGGCAGCTGTGCAACACGCTGGACATCCTGCCGCCGAACCTGGTGAGCCTGGTGGCCACGCTCGACAGCCGCGGACTCATCGAGCGCCGGCCGCATCCGCACGACGGCCGTGCCGTGGGCCTGCACCTCACGCCCGATGGCGAATCGCTGATCCGAGAGGCCGAGCAGGCGGTGGTGCAGCTCGAGTCGGATGCGAGCGCCCGGCTCAGCGCCCGCGAGCGCGAGACGCTGATCAAGCTCCTGCAGAAGATCTACCTGTAG
- a CDS encoding TetR/AcrR family transcriptional regulator, producing MKLNNVPESLPPARSTYRHGDLRRALLDAGVELARDGGPDAVVLREATRRAGVVPNAAYRHFGSRQELLLAVREAALAAAAGAMEKELAVLPCDQPPADFARAQVRAIGTAYLRFAQAEPGLFRTAFVISDEGRGELGPGKGGASSGLDPFELLGKAIDRLVDAGVLDAARRPDAEYLAWSAVHGLALLIIDGPLRGTDAAAIHSLGQRLIDMVERGL from the coding sequence ATGAAGCTCAACAACGTTCCCGAAAGCCTGCCGCCCGCCCGCAGCACCTACCGCCACGGCGACCTGCGCCGGGCGTTGCTGGACGCGGGTGTGGAACTGGCGCGCGACGGCGGTCCGGACGCCGTGGTTCTGCGCGAGGCCACGCGTCGCGCGGGCGTGGTGCCCAACGCGGCCTATCGCCACTTCGGCAGCCGGCAGGAACTGCTGCTGGCCGTCCGCGAGGCGGCGCTGGCCGCCGCGGCGGGTGCGATGGAAAAGGAACTGGCCGTGCTGCCCTGCGACCAGCCGCCCGCCGACTTCGCGCGCGCGCAGGTGCGCGCCATCGGCACGGCCTACCTGCGGTTCGCGCAGGCCGAGCCGGGCCTGTTCCGCACGGCGTTCGTGATTTCCGACGAGGGCCGCGGCGAGCTCGGCCCGGGCAAGGGCGGCGCGTCCAGCGGGCTCGACCCGTTCGAGCTGCTGGGCAAGGCGATCGACCGGCTGGTGGACGCCGGCGTGCTCGACGCGGCGCGGCGTCCCGATGCCGAATACCTCGCGTGGTCGGCGGTGCACGGGCTGGCGCTGCTCATCATCGACGGCCCGCTGCGCGGCACCGATGCCGCGGCGATTCACTCCCTGGGCCAGCGCCTCATCGACATGGTCGAGCGGGGCCTCTGA